In Dehalococcoidia bacterium, a genomic segment contains:
- a CDS encoding thiamine pyrophosphate-binding protein, producing MARLRGRDALLQMLLAHGVEYIFGNPGTTELPLMDALQDYPQVKYILGLQEATPTFMADGYARATGKPAFVNLHIAAGLANGISALYNAYRGGTPLVLTAGQSDTRMLIQEPVLSGNLVEMCRQFSKWSYEVLHPQDIPTAVRRAFKVAATPPTGPVFLSLPWDTLDREAEVEITPAQTTYFRIRPDKRAVEQAAHMLARAQRPLMLVGDRIAQSGAVAEAVRVAELVGARVHALAFSEVNFPTSHPQYQGSVNLNSTQARDLADQHDVILAVGAPVYAQFLYTEPLLTSKHRLIHLDSNVWDIEKMYPTAVGIWADIREGLVDLADALQQEMPGSAQEAARLRARSLAQEKQARKEAFLKRAKEVWDQKPIAPERLALDLKAVWPRNAILADESITTRAVLNNALDFDEPGCLFGIRGGGLGWGMPGALGVKLAKPDRPVIAVVGDGAAMYTIQALYTAARYNIPVTYVICNNRSYRILKQYLTGYYYPLLGQKRQSQFIGMDLDVDLRKQAEAYGVAGFRVEDPNHLRPTLEKALSLDKPALVDVVIDGGRF from the coding sequence ATGGCGCGTCTGCGCGGGCGAGACGCTTTACTACAGATGCTCCTGGCGCACGGCGTGGAATACATCTTTGGCAACCCCGGCACCACGGAACTCCCGTTGATGGACGCCCTGCAGGACTACCCCCAGGTGAAATACATCCTAGGTCTGCAGGAGGCCACGCCCACCTTCATGGCCGATGGGTACGCCCGTGCGACCGGCAAACCGGCCTTCGTGAACCTGCACATCGCCGCCGGCTTGGCCAACGGCATCTCCGCCCTTTACAACGCCTATCGGGGAGGCACCCCTCTGGTGCTCACTGCAGGCCAGTCCGATACCCGCATGCTCATCCAGGAACCTGTCCTCTCCGGCAACCTCGTTGAAATGTGCCGGCAGTTCAGTAAGTGGAGTTACGAAGTTCTTCATCCCCAGGACATCCCCACGGCCGTGCGCCGAGCTTTCAAGGTGGCCGCCACCCCCCCCACAGGGCCAGTGTTCCTCTCCCTCCCCTGGGACACCCTGGACAGGGAGGCAGAGGTGGAGATCACCCCCGCCCAGACCACCTACTTCCGTATTCGCCCCGATAAGCGGGCCGTAGAGCAGGCGGCCCACATGCTCGCCCGCGCTCAACGCCCTCTAATGCTTGTGGGCGACCGCATCGCCCAGTCGGGGGCGGTGGCCGAGGCGGTGCGGGTGGCGGAACTGGTGGGAGCCCGGGTGCACGCCCTTGCCTTCTCCGAGGTGAACTTCCCCACCAGCCATCCCCAGTACCAGGGTAGTGTCAACCTCAACTCCACCCAGGCCCGCGACCTGGCCGACCAGCACGATGTCATTCTGGCGGTGGGCGCACCTGTCTACGCCCAATTCCTTTACACCGAGCCCCTCCTCACCAGCAAGCATCGCCTGATACACTTGGACAGCAATGTCTGGGATATCGAGAAGATGTACCCCACCGCTGTGGGGATATGGGCCGATATACGGGAGGGCTTGGTCGACCTGGCCGACGCCCTGCAGCAGGAGATGCCTGGCTCTGCCCAGGAGGCGGCCCGTTTGCGCGCCCGCTCCCTGGCCCAGGAGAAGCAGGCCCGTAAAGAGGCCTTCCTCAAGCGGGCCAAAGAGGTGTGGGACCAGAAGCCCATCGCCCCCGAGCGCCTCGCCCTTGACCTGAAGGCGGTCTGGCCTCGCAACGCCATCCTGGCCGACGAGTCCATCACCACACGAGCCGTTCTGAACAATGCTCTGGACTTTGACGAGCCCGGTTGCCTGTTCGGCATTCGCGGAGGAGGTTTGGGATGGGGCATGCCCGGCGCCTTGGGCGTCAAACTGGCCAAGCCTGACCGCCCCGTCATCGCCGTGGTGGGGGATGGAGCGGCCATGTACACCATCCAGGCCCTGTACACGGCAGCGCGCTACAACATCCCCGTGACTTATGTCATCTGCAACAACCGCTCTTACCGCATCCTCAAACAATACCTCACGGGCTACTACTACCCCTTGCTGGGTCAGAAGCGCCAGAGCCAGTTCATCGGCATGGATCTGGACGTGGACCTGCGCAAACAGGCCGAGGCCTACGGCGTGGCGGGGTTCCGCGTGGAAGACCCCAACCACTTGCGCCCCACCCTGGAGAAGGCCCTGAGCTTGGACAAGCCCGCTTTAGTGGACGTGGTCATTGACGGTGGGCGGTTCTAA
- a CDS encoding carbon monoxide dehydrogenase subunit G: MLQVKAQYELKAPRQRVWEHLLDTGTLQACIPGCERLTPSAVPDQYDVVMRVGVSAIKGTYTGKVVLTVVEPLQRYRLQVEGKGAGGFVRGEGVLTLHERGESTWVEVEGRVTLGGLLAGLGQRVAGGVARLLLDTFFACLQKRLG, from the coding sequence TTGCTCCAGGTAAAGGCACAGTATGAACTCAAGGCTCCGCGCCAGCGGGTGTGGGAGCACCTGCTGGACACAGGCACCCTGCAGGCGTGCATCCCCGGGTGTGAGCGCCTCACTCCTTCAGCGGTGCCCGATCAGTATGATGTGGTGATGCGGGTTGGGGTGTCGGCCATTAAGGGCACCTATACGGGCAAGGTGGTGCTGACTGTTGTGGAACCCCTGCAGCGCTATCGCCTGCAGGTGGAGGGGAAAGGAGCGGGGGGGTTCGTGCGGGGGGAGGGCGTTCTCACCCTCCACGAGCGGGGGGAGAGCACCTGGGTGGAAGTGGAGGGGCGGGTAACCCTGGGGGGGTTGCTCGCGGGTCTGGGCCAGCGCGTGGCGGGAGGCGTCGCTCGTCTACTGTTGGACACCTTCTTCGCCTGTTTGCAGAAGCGTTTGGGGTAG
- a CDS encoding (2Fe-2S)-binding protein yields MLYNIQVTVNGKSYAHTVEPRLLLVHYLRDVLGLTGTHIGCDTSQCGACTVVLNGKAVKSCTVFAVQADGGTVLTVEGLAKDGKLHPVQQGFWEEHGLQCGFCTPGMIMASYALLERNPNPTEAEIRHALEGNLCRCTGYQNIVRAVQWAARQMAESASAAPVRGPRRRAR; encoded by the coding sequence GTGCTCTACAATATCCAGGTTACTGTCAACGGCAAGAGTTATGCCCACACTGTCGAGCCGCGTCTGCTGTTGGTGCACTACCTCCGGGATGTGCTGGGCCTCACCGGCACGCACATCGGCTGCGATACCAGCCAATGCGGGGCGTGCACCGTGGTCCTCAACGGCAAGGCCGTCAAGTCCTGCACCGTGTTCGCCGTCCAGGCCGACGGAGGCACCGTCCTCACGGTGGAGGGTTTGGCCAAGGACGGGAAACTGCACCCTGTGCAACAGGGCTTCTGGGAGGAACATGGGTTGCAGTGCGGCTTCTGCACCCCAGGGATGATTATGGCGTCCTACGCCCTTCTGGAGCGCAACCCCAACCCGACCGAGGCGGAGATCCGCCACGCTCTGGAGGGTAACTTGTGCCGATGCACAGGATACCAGAACATCGTGCGGGCGGTGCAGTGGGCCGCCCGGCAGATGGCTGAATCCGCTTCCGCCGCCCCTGTGCGAGGACCGAGGCGGCGGGCCCGCTAA
- a CDS encoding xanthine dehydrogenase family protein molybdopterin-binding subunit, whose protein sequence is MVISKMVGARIKRKEDPRLITGKGTYTDDVRLPGTLYMAVLRSPHAHARIRKLDVSKALGHPGVVAVLTGAEVKQMCGPLPAQGPLEGMKLALRYPLAVNKVTHVGEGVAAVVAESRYLARDALDLIEVDYEPLPAVVDPEQGMKRTAPVIHEHLKTNLAYSIKQSVGDVEGAFRQAAGTVKARWVEQRLIPLAMECRAVVAHYEPGPGTLTIWNTTQNPHILRGVLAGMLRLAENRIRVIAPDVGGGFGSKIDVYPEEALAALFSLRLGRPVQWAEERTENFVATIHGRGQLQEVEAAYDAEGHILALRVRIWADLGAYCQLFTHAIPTLTLTMLNGTYRFANAAWELYGVYTNKTPTDAYRGAGRPEATYLLERTMDLVAHRLGLDPAEVRRRNFIPKEVFPYQTAVGTVYDSGDYEGALDKVLALANYKHLRQEQQERLKRGDRQLLGIGFSTFVEICGFAPNMPENATVRVEPSGAVTVFTGTSPHGQGEETTFAQIVAEELGVPIDDITVVHGDTLAIPHGNGTLGSRTLALGGTAVLQAARQVKEKARTLAAHLLKMPPDKVSVAGGHFFVEDIPDKKISWKEVAEKAYTPPPDLPAEWEPGLVATSYFKPPNFTFPFGAHIAVVEVDRETGDVRLRDYFAVDDCGHRINPLLVEGQLHGGLAQGIAQALYEEVIYDENGQLLTNNLMNYAAPNAAMLPSFTLEAMVTPTPTNPLGAKGVGELGTIGATPAVVNAVADALRHIGVDPAQVQMPTTPERVWRLIRQAERRRR, encoded by the coding sequence ATGGTCATCTCCAAAATGGTCGGGGCACGCATAAAGCGTAAGGAGGACCCGCGCCTGATTACCGGCAAAGGCACCTACACCGACGATGTGCGCCTCCCGGGCACCCTCTATATGGCCGTCCTGCGCAGCCCCCATGCCCACGCCCGCATCCGCAAGCTGGATGTGAGCAAGGCTTTGGGGCATCCGGGGGTTGTCGCGGTCCTCACAGGTGCCGAGGTGAAGCAGATGTGCGGCCCCCTCCCAGCCCAGGGGCCGCTGGAGGGGATGAAACTAGCCCTCCGCTACCCTCTGGCCGTGAACAAGGTTACGCATGTGGGGGAGGGGGTAGCCGCGGTGGTAGCGGAGAGCCGTTACTTGGCCCGGGATGCCCTGGACCTCATTGAGGTGGACTACGAGCCGCTCCCCGCCGTTGTGGACCCCGAGCAGGGCATGAAGCGCACCGCCCCTGTGATCCACGAACATTTGAAGACCAACTTGGCTTATTCCATTAAACAGTCGGTGGGGGATGTGGAGGGGGCCTTCCGGCAGGCGGCAGGGACGGTGAAGGCTCGCTGGGTGGAGCAACGCCTTATCCCCCTGGCGATGGAGTGTCGGGCTGTGGTGGCCCACTACGAGCCAGGCCCTGGTACCTTGACCATCTGGAACACCACCCAGAACCCCCACATTCTGCGGGGGGTGCTGGCGGGGATGTTGCGTCTGGCGGAGAACCGCATCCGTGTCATCGCCCCCGATGTAGGCGGGGGGTTTGGGAGCAAGATAGACGTCTACCCCGAAGAGGCCTTAGCTGCCCTGTTCTCTCTGCGCTTGGGGCGTCCCGTCCAATGGGCTGAGGAGCGCACGGAGAACTTTGTGGCCACTATCCACGGGCGGGGGCAACTCCAAGAGGTGGAGGCGGCCTACGACGCCGAAGGCCACATCCTCGCCCTGCGGGTGCGTATCTGGGCCGACCTGGGAGCCTATTGCCAACTGTTCACCCACGCTATACCCACCCTGACCCTCACCATGCTCAACGGCACCTACCGCTTCGCCAACGCCGCATGGGAGCTCTACGGCGTGTACACCAACAAGACCCCCACCGATGCCTACCGAGGGGCAGGGCGCCCCGAGGCCACCTATCTCTTGGAGCGCACGATGGACTTGGTGGCCCACCGTTTGGGATTGGACCCCGCCGAGGTACGCCGCCGGAACTTTATCCCTAAAGAGGTTTTTCCCTATCAGACGGCGGTGGGGACAGTGTATGACAGCGGGGATTACGAAGGGGCGCTGGATAAGGTTCTTGCCCTGGCCAACTACAAACACCTGCGTCAGGAACAGCAGGAGCGCCTCAAGCGGGGTGACCGTCAACTCCTGGGTATTGGCTTCTCCACCTTTGTAGAAATTTGTGGGTTCGCCCCCAATATGCCCGAAAACGCCACCGTGCGGGTGGAACCTAGTGGAGCCGTTACCGTGTTCACCGGCACCTCTCCCCACGGGCAAGGGGAGGAGACCACCTTCGCCCAAATCGTGGCGGAGGAGTTGGGCGTCCCCATAGATGATATTACGGTGGTGCACGGGGATACCCTGGCCATCCCCCACGGCAACGGGACGCTGGGGAGCCGCACCCTGGCCCTGGGGGGGACAGCTGTGCTCCAGGCGGCGCGCCAGGTCAAGGAGAAGGCCCGCACCCTCGCTGCCCACCTGCTCAAAATGCCCCCCGACAAGGTCAGCGTGGCGGGGGGACACTTCTTCGTGGAGGACATCCCAGATAAGAAGATCTCCTGGAAGGAGGTAGCCGAAAAGGCCTACACCCCTCCGCCCGACCTCCCCGCCGAGTGGGAGCCGGGCTTGGTGGCCACCTCCTACTTCAAGCCCCCCAACTTTACCTTCCCCTTCGGTGCCCATATCGCTGTCGTAGAGGTGGATCGGGAGACAGGGGATGTGCGCCTGCGGGACTACTTCGCCGTGGACGATTGTGGGCACCGCATCAACCCGCTCCTAGTGGAGGGCCAACTGCACGGGGGTCTTGCCCAGGGCATCGCCCAAGCCCTCTATGAGGAGGTGATCTACGACGAGAACGGGCAACTGCTCACCAACAACCTCATGAACTACGCTGCCCCCAACGCGGCCATGCTTCCCTCGTTCACTCTGGAGGCTATGGTGACCCCCACACCCACCAACCCCTTGGGAGCTAAGGGGGTAGGGGAACTGGGCACTATCGGGGCCACCCCGGCCGTAGTCAACGCCGTAGCCGATGCCCTGCGCCATATCGGGGTTGACCCGGCCCAGGTGCAAATGCCCACCACCCCCGAGCGGGTGTGGCGTCTCATCCGGCAGGCCGAGCGCCGAAGGAGGTAG
- a CDS encoding xanthine dehydrogenase family protein subunit M, with the protein MVCAPFTYHRPASVRQAVALLQRLGDDAKVLAGGQSLIPTMKLRLAQPQHLIDLAGIPSLSYVKEGRGIIRIGALTTHAEVESSEVLKRRLPVLAETASLIGDMQVRNRGTIGGSVAHADPAADYPATLLALDARFRVVGPQGTRFIPASAFFKAPFTTALEAGEILTEVQVPVPAPRTGASYQKFANKASRFAVVGVCAFLALTARGTIRQVRIGVTGAADHAFRATAAEGSLVGQRPTGRAFQQAARVATEGVECISDVHGSAEYRAWLCQVLTRRALETALARASA; encoded by the coding sequence ATGGTGTGTGCCCCCTTCACCTATCACCGACCCGCTTCTGTGCGCCAGGCGGTCGCCTTACTGCAACGCCTGGGCGACGATGCCAAAGTGTTGGCGGGCGGACAAAGCCTCATCCCTACGATGAAACTGCGCCTGGCCCAGCCCCAGCACCTCATTGACCTGGCGGGTATCCCCAGCCTGTCCTATGTGAAGGAGGGCAGAGGGATTATCCGCATCGGGGCCCTTACCACTCACGCCGAGGTGGAGTCCTCGGAGGTGCTCAAGAGGCGCCTGCCCGTGCTCGCGGAGACGGCCAGCCTCATCGGCGATATGCAGGTGCGCAATCGGGGCACCATCGGCGGAAGCGTTGCCCACGCCGACCCCGCTGCCGATTACCCCGCGACCCTGCTGGCCTTGGATGCCCGTTTTAGGGTGGTGGGGCCGCAGGGCACCCGGTTCATCCCCGCTAGCGCTTTCTTCAAGGCACCCTTCACCACCGCCCTGGAGGCGGGGGAAATCCTCACGGAGGTGCAGGTGCCCGTGCCTGCTCCTCGCACTGGGGCATCCTATCAGAAGTTCGCCAACAAGGCCTCGCGTTTTGCGGTGGTGGGCGTCTGCGCTTTCCTGGCTCTGACGGCGCGGGGCACCATTCGCCAGGTGCGCATCGGTGTAACGGGTGCCGCCGACCACGCTTTCCGTGCTACCGCCGCCGAGGGGTCTTTGGTGGGCCAGCGCCCTACGGGGCGCGCCTTTCAGCAGGCCGCCCGCGTGGCAACCGAAGGCGTGGAGTGTATCAGTGACGTGCACGGCTCAGCGGAGTACCGGGCGTGGTTGTGCCAAGTATTGACCCGCCGAGCCCTGGAGACTGCCCTTGCACGGGCCAGCGCCTAA
- a CDS encoding putative hydro-lyase, translating into MVGTLPTRSHPIYAERDPRRVRAYIRRKEWRWGTSGLVPGYTQANLVLIPKADAFDFLLFCLRNPKPCPLLEVTEPGNPEPVLMAPGADLRTDVPRYRVFRNGKVVDEPYDIRSWWRDDLVGFLLGCSFTFEHALQQAGVPVRGIEGDCPTFTAYITGVPCTPAGKFHGRMVVTMRPMTPAHAIQAVQVTSRFPKAHGAPVHIGDPSVIGIPDLGRPDFGSPVEVRAGEVPVFWACGITPQVVALESGVEFMITHYPGHMFITDKRDEEIALS; encoded by the coding sequence ATGGTAGGGACCCTTCCCACACGCAGTCATCCCATTTATGCCGAGCGCGACCCGCGACGGGTGCGGGCCTACATTCGGCGTAAGGAATGGCGGTGGGGCACATCGGGGTTAGTGCCGGGATATACCCAGGCCAACCTGGTGCTCATCCCGAAGGCAGATGCCTTTGACTTCCTCCTGTTCTGCCTGCGCAACCCCAAGCCGTGCCCGCTTCTGGAAGTAACGGAGCCCGGCAACCCCGAGCCGGTCCTGATGGCCCCGGGGGCTGACCTGCGCACCGATGTGCCTCGCTATCGGGTCTTCCGCAACGGGAAGGTGGTGGATGAGCCCTACGACATCCGCTCCTGGTGGCGGGACGACTTGGTGGGGTTTCTGCTGGGGTGCAGTTTTACCTTTGAGCACGCTCTCCAGCAGGCGGGCGTGCCCGTGCGAGGAATAGAGGGCGACTGCCCCACCTTCACCGCTTATATCACGGGCGTCCCTTGCACCCCCGCAGGCAAGTTTCACGGGCGGATGGTGGTAACCATGCGCCCCATGACACCCGCCCACGCCATTCAAGCAGTGCAGGTAACGAGCCGTTTCCCCAAAGCCCACGGCGCCCCCGTCCACATTGGCGACCCCTCCGTTATCGGCATTCCCGACTTAGGTCGGCCCGACTTCGGCTCCCCTGTGGAGGTGCGGGCGGGGGAGGTGCCCGTGTTCTGGGCGTGTGGTATCACCCCCCAGGTGGTGGCCCTGGAGTCTGGTGTGGAGTTCATGATCACCCACTATCCCGGCCATATGTTCATTACCGACAAACGGGACGAGGAGATTGCCCTATCCTAG
- a CDS encoding sodium-translocating pyrophosphatase translates to MALFWLVPIAGVAAVLFAFWLARDVLRRDPGPPEMQDIANRILEGAMAFLRRQYGTIAYLSVAVALLMGLLLAFLGRTDITGDRRVDLADTLGLGWRTAVAFLLGAFCSGLAGFIGMYISVKSNVRAAAAAARGGLREAVTVALRGGAVSGFLIVALSLLGILAIFYAYGGSSRLVFDPVYRAEVPIAPFLIVGFGFGASFVALFAQLGGGIYTKAADMGADLVGKVEAGIPEDDPRNPAVIADLVGDNVGDCAGRGADLFESTAAENIGAMILGVAAYAAAARANLPRPEVWVLFPLVIRAFGLIATALGVLAVRGREDENPMRALNRGYFLSIGLSVVFLAIATWGMMGDAVANPIWLFLAGLVGIATSVAFVFITQYYTEVYYRPVKSIAEASRTGPATNIVAGTSVGFETTFSTAVAIGVAILLAYWMGDQLRLPDGSEIPHGGLFGTAVATMGMLMTAAYVLAMDTFGPITDNANGIVEMAGAGDKVRSVTDRLDAVGNTTKALTKGYAMGSAGLAAFLLFSAYLDEVAKVRGAPLEAVNLAKPEVFVGGLIGAMLVFLFSAWAIRAVQTAASSVIEEVRRQFRTNPGIMTGQARPDYARAVDITTRAGQRGMVAPGLLAVGVPIIVGVILRAEAVAALLMIGTIGGILLATYMNNAGGAWDNAKKLIESGALTNPTGEKMGKGTPVHAAAVVGDTVGDPFKDTAGPSLHVLVKLLSTITLVMAPIFI, encoded by the coding sequence ATGGCTTTATTCTGGCTGGTCCCCATTGCGGGCGTAGCAGCCGTCCTCTTCGCTTTCTGGCTCGCCCGGGATGTCTTGCGTCGTGACCCCGGCCCCCCCGAGATGCAGGACATCGCCAACCGCATCTTAGAAGGGGCTATGGCCTTTTTGCGCCGTCAATATGGCACCATCGCCTATTTATCAGTGGCGGTGGCTTTGCTGATGGGTCTGCTCCTGGCCTTCCTGGGGCGCACCGACATCACCGGCGACCGCCGTGTGGACCTGGCCGACACCTTGGGATTGGGTTGGCGCACCGCCGTGGCGTTCCTGTTAGGGGCCTTCTGCTCGGGCCTGGCGGGCTTCATCGGTATGTACATCTCTGTGAAGAGCAATGTGCGCGCCGCCGCAGCTGCCGCCCGTGGCGGACTGAGGGAGGCTGTTACCGTGGCGCTGCGGGGTGGAGCAGTGTCGGGATTCCTCATCGTCGCCCTGAGCCTGTTGGGTATCCTGGCCATCTTTTATGCCTATGGGGGCTCCTCCCGCTTGGTCTTTGACCCCGTCTATCGCGCCGAGGTGCCCATTGCCCCCTTCCTCATCGTGGGCTTCGGGTTTGGGGCTAGTTTCGTGGCCCTGTTCGCCCAGTTGGGCGGGGGCATCTACACCAAAGCGGCGGATATGGGGGCCGACCTGGTAGGGAAAGTAGAGGCGGGGATTCCCGAGGACGACCCCCGTAACCCCGCCGTCATCGCCGACTTGGTGGGAGACAATGTGGGGGACTGCGCCGGGCGCGGTGCCGACCTCTTTGAGTCCACCGCCGCCGAGAACATCGGGGCGATGATCCTCGGCGTTGCGGCCTATGCCGCCGCCGCCCGTGCCAACCTGCCCCGCCCCGAGGTGTGGGTGCTATTTCCGCTGGTGATTCGCGCCTTCGGTCTCATCGCCACCGCCCTCGGCGTGCTGGCGGTGCGGGGCAGGGAGGACGAGAACCCCATGCGCGCCCTGAACCGGGGCTACTTCCTTTCCATTGGTTTGTCGGTGGTGTTCCTGGCCATTGCCACCTGGGGCATGATGGGCGATGCGGTGGCTAACCCCATCTGGCTGTTCCTGGCGGGGCTGGTGGGCATCGCCACCAGCGTGGCCTTCGTGTTCATCACCCAGTACTACACCGAGGTCTATTACCGCCCTGTCAAGTCCATCGCCGAGGCGTCCCGCACAGGGCCGGCCACCAACATCGTGGCGGGCACCTCGGTGGGCTTCGAGACCACCTTCTCCACCGCCGTGGCTATCGGCGTCGCCATCCTACTGGCCTATTGGATGGGCGACCAACTGCGCCTGCCCGACGGCTCGGAAATTCCCCACGGGGGACTGTTCGGCACTGCCGTGGCCACTATGGGGATGCTCATGACCGCCGCCTATGTGCTGGCGATGGATACCTTTGGCCCCATCACCGATAACGCCAACGGCATCGTGGAGATGGCAGGGGCCGGGGATAAGGTGCGCAGTGTTACCGACCGTCTGGACGCCGTGGGCAACACGACGAAGGCCTTGACCAAGGGCTACGCCATGGGTTCGGCGGGGCTGGCAGCCTTCCTGTTGTTCAGCGCCTACCTGGATGAAGTGGCCAAGGTGCGGGGCGCTCCCCTGGAGGCCGTTAACCTGGCGAAGCCCGAGGTGTTCGTGGGAGGGCTGATCGGGGCGATGCTAGTGTTCCTGTTCAGCGCCTGGGCCATCCGCGCTGTTCAGACGGCCGCTAGCAGTGTGATTGAGGAGGTGCGTCGCCAGTTCCGCACCAACCCGGGAATTATGACCGGTCAGGCCCGCCCCGACTACGCCCGTGCTGTGGACATCACCACCCGTGCCGGCCAGCGGGGCATGGTGGCTCCGGGTTTGTTGGCGGTAGGCGTGCCCATTATTGTGGGGGTCATCCTGCGGGCTGAGGCGGTGGCCGCCCTCCTGATGATCGGAACCATCGGGGGCATCCTGCTGGCCACCTATATGAACAATGCCGGCGGCGCCTGGGACAACGCCAAAAAACTGATCGAGTCGGGTGCCCTGACCAACCCCACGGGCGAGAAAATGGGCAAGGGCACCCCGGTACACGCTGCCGCCGTAGTGGGCGACACAGTGGGCGACCCCTTCAAGGACACAGCGGGCCCGTCCCTCCATGTGCTGGTCAAACTGCTCAGCACCATCACCCTGGTCATGGCTCCCATCTTCATCTAG
- a CDS encoding NADH-quinone oxidoreductase subunit A — protein MPQAYAINYTVVVLAAIVGAIAIGILFLLNALLAPRRASPLKADPFECGIPPAPFSWSQIHIRYYVFAILFLVFDVEAVFLFPWAVVFLQSAPFVFYEMLVFIAILLFGLLYGWRKGALQWQ, from the coding sequence ATGCCCCAGGCTTATGCCATCAACTACACGGTGGTCGTCCTGGCGGCCATCGTGGGGGCCATTGCCATTGGCATCCTGTTCCTCCTCAACGCCCTTTTAGCCCCGCGGCGTGCCTCCCCCCTGAAGGCTGATCCCTTCGAGTGTGGCATCCCCCCTGCCCCCTTCTCGTGGTCGCAAATCCATATCCGCTACTATGTGTTCGCTATCCTGTTCTTGGTTTTTGATGTGGAGGCGGTGTTCCTGTTCCCCTGGGCTGTAGTGTTCCTGCAGAGTGCGCCCTTTGTGTTCTATGAGATGCTGGTGTTCATCGCCATCCTTTTGTTCGGTCTGCTGTATGGCTGGCGTAAGGGGGCGTTGCAATGGCAATAA
- a CDS encoding NADH-quinone oxidoreductase subunit B yields MAIIVRPKRSEQPQPNPRHPFHAQPWTPASGIERAEPVPVAKGNLHPPPPLLKGAPGVVLARSEELFALARKNSLWPLTFGLACCAIEMISTYMANHDFDRFGVVTWPSPRQSDVMIVAGTVVKKMAEPIRRLYEQMPEPKWVIAMGSCATNGGPYYRSYSVVMGVDHIIPVDVYVPGCPPRPEALLDGILRLQEKITQDARNRVRRSPDASA; encoded by the coding sequence ATGGCAATAATCGTGCGGCCCAAGCGGAGTGAGCAACCCCAGCCCAATCCGCGCCACCCCTTCCACGCCCAACCGTGGACGCCCGCCTCGGGTATAGAGCGGGCGGAGCCGGTTCCCGTTGCCAAAGGGAACCTGCACCCGCCTCCTCCGCTCCTTAAAGGTGCACCGGGGGTGGTGCTGGCCCGTTCCGAGGAACTGTTCGCTTTGGCGCGCAAGAACTCTTTGTGGCCCCTCACCTTCGGCTTGGCCTGTTGCGCCATTGAGATGATCTCCACCTATATGGCCAACCACGACTTTGACCGCTTTGGTGTGGTCACGTGGCCCTCGCCCCGCCAATCGGATGTGATGATCGTAGCAGGCACGGTGGTCAAGAAGATGGCCGAGCCGATACGGCGTCTTTACGAGCAGATGCCCGAGCCGAAGTGGGTGATTGCTATGGGCTCCTGCGCCACCAATGGAGGCCCCTACTATCGCTCCTACTCGGTGGTGATGGGGGTGGACCACATCATCCCGGTGGATGTGTATGTGCCGGGGTGTCCACCCCGTCCCGAGGCGCTGTTGGACGGTATCCTGCGCCTGCAGGAGAAGATCACCCAGGACGCACGCAACCGTGTCCGACGCTCGCCCGACGCCTCCGCCTAG
- a CDS encoding NADH-quinone oxidoreductase subunit C, translated as MSDARPTPPPSHSPGAGGGHAPSAPQRLDARAQALQAILPEVLRPFSIALSVALDEVVALVPAEQVVEVCRSLRDDPRTRMDFLRCLSVVDYGDILEVVYHLWSMEKRHKMVVKVRVPADKPEVPSVTGVWKGADWFEREGRDLYGVVFIGHPNLAPLLLWEGFPGFPGRKSYPFYDYKEW; from the coding sequence GTGTCCGACGCTCGCCCGACGCCTCCGCCTAGCCACTCCCCTGGGGCTGGGGGTGGGCATGCCCCCAGTGCCCCCCAGCGCCTGGACGCCCGCGCCCAGGCCTTGCAGGCTATCCTTCCTGAAGTATTGCGCCCCTTCTCCATCGCGTTGTCTGTGGCCTTGGACGAAGTGGTGGCCCTGGTGCCCGCGGAGCAGGTTGTGGAGGTGTGCCGCTCTCTGCGGGATGACCCCCGCACCCGCATGGACTTTTTGCGCTGTCTGTCGGTGGTGGACTACGGCGACATCCTGGAGGTGGTCTACCACCTGTGGTCTATGGAGAAGCGCCACAAGATGGTGGTGAAGGTGCGGGTGCCTGCCGATAAGCCCGAGGTGCCCTCGGTTACCGGCGTGTGGAAGGGGGCCGACTGGTTTGAGCGGGAGGGGCGCGACCTCTACGGGGTGGTGTTCATCGGTCATCCGAACCTGGCTCCCCTGCTCCTGTGGGAGGGCTTCCCCGGCTTCCCCGGACGGAAGAGTTACCCTTTCTACGACTACAAGGAGTGGTGA